In one Myripristis murdjan chromosome 5, fMyrMur1.1, whole genome shotgun sequence genomic region, the following are encoded:
- the LOC115359606 gene encoding protein WEAK CHLOROPLAST MOVEMENT UNDER BLUE LIGHT 1-like has product MNEKVTARVLQNRKLSAFWSQARFAVSVPQAVLLGRCVSLVMAKRKSKSGTRQHEDTCLLLDSPVSAPRSGGINSHVLPTLLLLLLAVVGSMLGWYCVQQQQYSLDQLSQSYTAMQTTITKLEQVAGWRDAHMDAGLVVEERILALEEAQKLAQQKAEVALATSEKLTHTDLHSQIWALRAEMDVRSTEMQQAAISTASLRAIIKNQSEEFEALKGGLEAMLSSSSALAANVAGLSHAVTSANSRVDEQVTLVEALNTRLEGQAAELNELKVSLDLHNAALYTNNQEVAAIKQFVEAAQATRALGLEEKLSSVQRSLDEQFFTSQTLHYSIKAQLQNVHTQLVNGGQIGSQPVEVKFNKDVSTAEEFISATAEDAAEDEEEQLVNAEKEAEVQDAPKAAEQQVEEDAVQEEQPLEKEMTGLSEEHEAVAETGEEEVTEHSTETHDLEESSEEEELEDALESEVVDEQPVELDSEVLVDEDE; this is encoded by the exons ATGAATGAGAAGGTCACAGCTAGGGTCTTGCAAAATAGAAAACTGAGTGCCTTTTGGAGTCAGGCACGCTTTGCTGTTTCTGTCCCTCAGGCAGTCCTCCTCGGTCGGTGCGTGTCTCTCGTCATGGCCAAGCGCAAGTCAAAGAGTGGGACCAGGCAGCATGAAGACACTTGCCTGTTGCTGGACTCGCCGGTGTCTGCGCCACGGTCCGGTGGGATAAACTCTCACGTCCTCCCGACTTTGTTGCTCCTTCTCCTGGCAGTTGTGGGCTCTATGCTGGGCTGGTACTGTGTCCAACAACAACAGTACAGCCTCGACCAGCTGTCACAGTCTTACACAGCCATGCAAACCACCATCACCAAGTTGGAGCAGGTGGCGGGATGGAGAGATGCACAT ATGGATGCAGGTctggtggtggaggagaggatCTTGGCTCTGGAAGAAGCTCAGAAACTGGCCCAGCAGAAGGCTGAGGTTGCCCTGGCAACATCAGAgaagctgacacacactgacctccACTCTCAGATTTGGGCCCTCCGTGCCGAGATGGATGTGCGATCGACTGAGATGCAGCAGGCTGCCATATCCACGGCAAGCCTCCGGGCCATAATCAAGAACCAGAGTGAGGAGTTTGAGGCTCTGAAGGGGGGCTTAGAGGCCATGTTGAGCTCCAGCTCAGCACTGGCTGCAAACGTGGCCGGGCTGTCTCATGCTGTGACCAGTGCaaactccagagttgatgagcAGGTCACGTTGGTCGAAGCCCTTAATACACGGCTAGAGGGACAAGCCGCTGAGCTGAACGAGCTAAAAGTGTCCCTGGATCTTCATAACGCAGCACTTTATACAAACAACCAGGAGGTTGCTGCAATAAA GCAGTTTGTGGAGGCTGCACAGGCCACTCGGGCTCTGGGGTTGGAAGAAAAGCTCAGCTCGGTGCAGAGGAGCCTGGATGAGCAGTTTTTCACTTCACAGACCCTTCACTACAGTATCAAGGCTCAGCTTCAGAATGTCCACACCCAG TTGGTGAATGGAGGTCAAATTGGCTCCCAGCCTGTTGAGGTGAAATTCAATAAGGACGTTTCAACAGCTGAAGAGTTCATCTCTGCCACAGCGGAGGATGctgctgaggatgaggaggagcagcttgtaaATGCTGAGAAAGAAGCCGAGGTGCAAGATGCTCCCAAGGCAGCTGAACAACAGGTAGAGGAGGATGctgtgcaggaggagcagccACTAGAAAAGGAAATGACAGGACTGAGTGAGGAGCATGAGGCTGTTGCTGagacaggagaagaggaggTCACAGAGCACTCCACAGAGACACATGATTTGGAGGAGTCTTCGGAAGAGGAAGAGTTAGAAGATGCCTTGGAGAGTGAGGTTGTAGATGAGCAACCAGTTGAATTAGATAGTGAGGTCTTAGTGGATGAAGATGAGTAA